A single region of the Erythrobacter sp. HL-111 genome encodes:
- the eda gene encoding bifunctional 4-hydroxy-2-oxoglutarate aldolase/2-dehydro-3-deoxy-phosphogluconate aldolase: MSQTATPLSATPLSATPLSTPLLSAFAAAPVVPLVDTGDAGEAVAISRALLRGGLAVHEVVLRKPGAMDAMRAMAGRRAEIGEGLIVGAGTVLTLDQAKAARDAGAQFIVSPGLLDEIALWCIEEGLPVLPGTVTASEVQRAHALGLRAVKFFPAALAGGVPLLRALSAAFGAMRFVPTGGITAANLADYLALESVLACGGSWLTPAEAVAAGDYDAVTRLAREAVDTARAARG, from the coding sequence GTGAGCCAGACCGCCACCCCGCTTTCCGCCACCCCGCTTTCCGCCACCCCGCTTTCCACCCCCCTGCTGTCCGCCTTTGCCGCGGCGCCGGTCGTCCCGCTCGTCGATACCGGCGATGCAGGCGAAGCGGTCGCGATTTCGCGCGCGCTACTGCGGGGCGGGCTCGCGGTGCACGAAGTGGTGCTGCGAAAGCCCGGTGCGATGGATGCCATGCGCGCGATGGCCGGGCGCCGGGCGGAGATCGGCGAAGGGCTGATCGTCGGGGCGGGCACGGTCCTCACGCTCGACCAGGCGAAGGCGGCGCGCGATGCGGGCGCGCAGTTCATCGTGTCGCCGGGCCTGCTCGACGAGATCGCGCTGTGGTGCATCGAGGAGGGGCTCCCGGTCCTTCCCGGCACGGTGACCGCAAGCGAGGTCCAGCGCGCCCATGCGCTCGGCCTGCGCGCGGTCAAGTTCTTCCCCGCCGCGCTCGCGGGCGGCGTGCCGCTGCTCAGGGCGCTGTCCGCGGCCTTCGGCGCGATGCGGTTCGTGCCGACCGGCGGCATAACGGCAGCGAACCTTGCCGACTATCTCGCGCTGGAGAGCGTGCTTGCCTGCGGGGGAAGCTGGCTGACCCCGGCCGAGGCCGTCGCGGCGGGCGATTACGACGCGGTCACGCGGCTCGCGCGCGAGGCGGTCGACACGGCCCGCGCGGCGCGGGGCTGA
- a CDS encoding ABC transporter ATP-binding protein produces the protein MSALNHTYGDRISLVKFFRRFFDILQPESNFYWLAVVYGVGISLLSLATPISVQMLVNTIANTALTAPLVVLSLTLFGLLMISGLLYALRIHLMELFARRFYARMVAEIALISVHAQNPFFNDTNRGSLFNRYFDVTVVQSVAPVLFLSGFTVVLQIVVGFILVSLYHPLFLLFTIVMAGMIWAIWLIWGNKAIRTGIDLSHAKHATAAWVETIGGSNGFFKSQRRIDYAFDRTNDFTANYLAERKRHFRQHFSQALSFLFLYALASAVLLGLGGWLVIQNELTLGQLVAAELVLSVAFFGVAQLGSYLPYFYDLCAAVEEISLFYDVEQEEPSGADPMHGDDHTLVFEGVRGRARNEDAVFNLEIPSGAIVMAAASHHGVQRLFTNLLKMHELPKSGFATMGGIDLMNIEAHNLRKNIHVLDRPTFVGMTIREYLSLACPESATRRMVAALETVGLSDTISTFEKGLDTPIASTGYPLSSVELQQLKLANALLEQPRVLVLSRLFDLIDEENLSRAVNELREQAYTTVICFSNRRIDLGFDRFLYIEAKQQRYFADFEDFRLAVNQKPPRRPGGRRLLKAEGAGGKVNPRANPRANMVGE, from the coding sequence ATGTCAGCCCTGAATCACACCTACGGCGACCGCATCTCTTTGGTGAAGTTCTTTCGTCGCTTCTTCGACATCCTCCAGCCGGAAAGCAATTTCTACTGGCTCGCGGTCGTCTACGGCGTCGGGATCAGCCTGCTGTCGCTGGCGACGCCGATCTCGGTGCAGATGCTCGTCAACACGATCGCCAACACCGCGCTCACCGCGCCGCTGGTGGTGCTCTCGCTCACGCTGTTCGGCCTGCTGATGATCTCGGGGCTGCTCTATGCCCTGCGCATCCACCTGATGGAACTGTTCGCGCGGCGGTTCTACGCCCGCATGGTGGCGGAAATCGCCCTGATCTCGGTTCACGCCCAGAACCCCTTCTTCAACGACACGAACCGCGGTTCCCTGTTCAATCGCTATTTCGATGTCACCGTCGTGCAGAGCGTTGCGCCCGTGTTGTTCCTCAGCGGTTTCACCGTGGTCCTGCAGATCGTGGTCGGCTTCATCCTCGTTTCGCTCTACCATCCCCTGTTCCTGCTCTTCACGATCGTCATGGCGGGGATGATCTGGGCGATCTGGCTGATCTGGGGGAACAAGGCGATCAGGACCGGGATCGACCTTTCCCATGCCAAGCACGCGACCGCCGCCTGGGTCGAGACGATCGGCGGCTCCAACGGCTTCTTCAAGTCGCAGCGCCGGATCGATTACGCCTTCGACCGGACGAATGATTTCACGGCCAATTACCTGGCCGAGCGCAAGCGGCATTTCCGCCAGCATTTTTCGCAGGCGCTCTCGTTCCTGTTCCTTTACGCCCTGGCAAGCGCGGTCCTGCTGGGTCTCGGGGGATGGCTGGTCATCCAGAACGAGCTGACGCTGGGCCAGCTGGTCGCGGCCGAGCTTGTCCTCTCGGTCGCCTTTTTCGGCGTCGCCCAGCTCGGCAGCTACCTGCCCTATTTCTACGACCTGTGCGCCGCGGTCGAGGAAATCTCGCTGTTCTACGATGTCGAGCAGGAAGAGCCTTCCGGCGCCGACCCGATGCACGGCGACGATCACACGCTCGTCTTCGAAGGCGTGCGCGGGCGCGCGCGGAACGAGGACGCGGTGTTCAACCTCGAAATCCCCTCGGGCGCGATCGTCATGGCCGCGGCCAGCCATCACGGGGTCCAGCGGCTCTTCACCAACCTCTTGAAGATGCACGAATTGCCCAAGAGCGGTTTCGCCACGATGGGCGGGATCGACCTGATGAACATCGAGGCGCACAATCTTCGCAAGAACATCCACGTGCTCGACCGCCCGACCTTCGTCGGCATGACGATCCGCGAATACCTCAGCCTCGCCTGTCCCGAAAGCGCGACCCGGCGGATGGTCGCCGCGCTCGAGACGGTGGGGCTGAGCGACACGATCTCGACCTTCGAGAAGGGGCTCGACACGCCGATCGCCTCGACCGGCTATCCGCTGTCCTCGGTCGAACTCCAGCAGCTCAAGCTCGCCAACGCGCTGCTCGAACAGCCGCGCGTGCTGGTGCTCTCGCGCCTGTTCGACCTGATCGACGAGGAAAATCTCTCCCGCGCCGTCAACGAACTGCGCGAACAGGCCTACACCACCGTGATCTGCTTTTCCAACCGGCGGATCGACCTGGGGTTCGACCGCTTCCTCTACATCGAGGCGAAGCAGCAGCGCTATTTCGCCGATTTCGAGGATTTCCGCCTGGCCGTGAACCAGAAACCGCCGCGCCGCCCGGGCGGGCGACGCCTGCTCAAGGCCGAAGGCGCGGGCGGCAAGGTGAACCCCAGGGCGAACCCCCGGGCGAACATGGTCGGGGAATAG